A genome region from Nocardiopsis exhalans includes the following:
- a CDS encoding low molecular weight protein-tyrosine-phosphatase: MSLPEPRDPAGPYRVSVVCLGNICRSPMAEKVLTADLERAGMSDLVEVDSSGTGDWHVGGDMDPRASSTLRVHGYLTTHTARQFAPEDLATRDLILAMDLDNLDDLRRVVDERGAEFGFDVSRLRLFRSFAPASGPNPEVPDPYYGGDDGFTAVLNMVEAAAKGLTGELTTRLRG, translated from the coding sequence ATGAGCCTGCCGGAACCGCGTGACCCCGCTGGTCCCTACCGCGTCAGTGTGGTGTGCCTGGGAAACATCTGCCGCTCCCCCATGGCGGAGAAGGTGCTCACCGCAGACCTCGAACGTGCCGGAATGAGCGACCTCGTCGAGGTCGACAGCTCCGGCACGGGCGACTGGCACGTGGGTGGGGACATGGACCCCCGTGCCTCCTCGACACTGCGTGTGCACGGGTACCTGACCACCCACACCGCCCGCCAGTTCGCCCCCGAGGACCTGGCCACCCGGGACCTGATCCTGGCCATGGACCTGGACAACCTCGACGACCTGCGCCGCGTCGTCGACGAGCGCGGGGCCGAATTCGGCTTCGACGTCTCCCGACTGCGGCTGTTCCGCTCCTTCGCGCCCGCGAGCGGTCCCAACCCGGAGGTGCCCGACCCCTACTACGGGGGAGACGACGGGTTCACCGCCGTCCTGAACATGGTGGAGGCCGCAGCCAAGGGCCTGACCGGGGAACTCACCACCCGGCTGCGTGGCTGA
- a CDS encoding fructosamine kinase family protein codes for MGRDPIVRPFGSSGTGSGPGRRGRDPLTGTLADRVSALLDLEVRRAVRAGNSHDWILSYAELADGTRLFVKSLSRGSAPTGVLVAEARGLEWLGRCFGSPAIQPLGWDERLLVLPLVEQHEPTPAAAERLGRQLAGTHLTGADSFGADWPGYIGPLPLDNTPARHWPRFYAEQRLRPYLRQALDQGALTPTDARAVEKVVDSVEDLAGEPEAPARIHGDLWNGNVLWRERDAVLIDPAAHGGHREADLAMLALFGLPYLDRVRDAYNEVAPLSSGWRGRVALHQLHPLLVHVCLFGAAYRTTAMEAARTAFRSS; via the coding sequence GTGGGCAGGGATCCGATCGTGCGGCCCTTCGGGTCCTCAGGCACGGGGAGCGGGCCGGGGCGCCGGGGCCGGGACCCGCTGACCGGCACCCTCGCCGACCGTGTCTCCGCGCTGCTCGACCTGGAGGTCCGGCGGGCTGTCCGGGCCGGGAACAGCCATGACTGGATCCTCTCCTACGCCGAACTCGCCGACGGCACCCGGCTGTTCGTCAAGTCGCTCTCCCGCGGCAGCGCACCCACGGGGGTGCTGGTCGCCGAGGCGCGCGGTCTGGAATGGCTCGGGCGGTGCTTCGGCTCCCCGGCGATCCAACCCCTGGGCTGGGACGAACGCCTGCTGGTCCTGCCGTTGGTGGAGCAGCACGAGCCCACCCCCGCCGCTGCTGAACGCCTCGGCCGCCAGCTCGCCGGGACCCACCTGACCGGGGCGGACAGCTTCGGCGCGGACTGGCCCGGCTACATCGGTCCGCTCCCGCTGGACAACACCCCGGCCCGGCACTGGCCGCGCTTCTACGCCGAGCAGCGCCTGCGCCCCTACCTGCGCCAGGCTCTGGACCAGGGGGCGCTGACCCCCACCGACGCGCGGGCGGTCGAGAAGGTGGTCGACTCGGTCGAGGACCTGGCCGGGGAGCCCGAAGCGCCCGCCCGTATTCACGGAGACCTGTGGAACGGCAACGTGCTCTGGCGCGAACGCGACGCGGTGCTCATTGACCCCGCCGCGCACGGCGGCCACCGCGAGGCGGACCTGGCGATGCTGGCGCTGTTCGGCCTGCCCTACCTGGACCGGGTCCGTGACGCCTACAACGAGGTCGCCCCGCTCTCGTCGGGCTGGCGGGGCCGGGTGGCCCTGCACCAGCTGCACCCGCTGCTCGTGCACGTGTGCCTGTTCGGCGCCGCCTACCGGACCACCGCCATGGAGGCGGCGCGGACCGCCTTCCGTTCCTCCTGA
- a CDS encoding carbohydrate ABC transporter permease: MSKTGPRPEAEAAEPGTAAESIPGRSAPADRGAAARVRRRLTTGTASLVALVIAVVWTLPTAGLFISSFRPAEQIRTTGWWTFFGSPEVTLDNYRDVLFGSANDGRLASHFVNSFVITLPSTVFVLGIAALAAYALAWIDFRGRDWVFLGIFALQIVPLQMSLVPLLRFFSQGVSIGEVQLLPAWELTGAMAFTNVWVAHTIFGLPLGIFLMHNFISQLPKSLFEAARVDGAGHGTIFRKVALPLIAPALVSLGIFQFLWVWNDLLVALIFAGGDTATAPLTVRLAELAGTRGEAWHRLTAGAFVSIIVPLLVFFLLQRYFVRGLLAGSVKG, from the coding sequence ATGAGCAAGACCGGACCCCGCCCCGAGGCCGAGGCCGCCGAACCCGGTACCGCCGCCGAGTCCATCCCCGGACGCTCCGCCCCCGCCGACCGGGGCGCCGCCGCCCGGGTCCGCAGGCGGCTCACCACCGGGACCGCCAGCCTGGTGGCGCTGGTCATCGCCGTGGTGTGGACCCTGCCCACCGCCGGGCTGTTCATCTCCTCGTTCCGGCCCGCAGAGCAGATCCGCACCACCGGCTGGTGGACGTTCTTCGGCTCGCCGGAGGTGACCCTGGACAACTACCGGGACGTGCTCTTCGGCAGCGCCAACGACGGCCGCCTGGCCAGCCATTTCGTGAACTCGTTCGTCATCACCCTGCCCTCGACGGTGTTCGTCCTGGGCATCGCGGCACTGGCCGCCTACGCGCTGGCCTGGATCGACTTCCGCGGCCGCGACTGGGTGTTCCTGGGTATCTTCGCGCTCCAGATCGTCCCGCTCCAGATGTCCCTGGTGCCGCTGCTGCGGTTCTTCTCCCAGGGGGTGTCGATCGGCGAGGTGCAGCTGCTGCCCGCGTGGGAGCTCACCGGGGCGATGGCGTTCACCAACGTGTGGGTCGCGCACACCATCTTCGGGCTGCCGCTGGGCATCTTCCTGATGCACAACTTCATCTCGCAGCTGCCGAAGTCGCTCTTCGAGGCCGCGCGCGTGGACGGCGCCGGGCACGGCACGATCTTCCGCAAGGTGGCACTGCCGCTGATCGCGCCCGCGCTGGTGTCCCTGGGCATCTTCCAGTTCCTGTGGGTCTGGAACGACCTGCTGGTGGCGCTGATCTTCGCCGGGGGCGACACCGCCACCGCACCGCTCACCGTCCGGTTGGCGGAACTGGCGGGGACCCGGGGCGAGGCCTGGCACCGGCTCACCGCGGGCGCGTTCGTGTCGATCATCGTCCCGCTGCTCGTGTTCTTCCTGCTCCAGCGCTACTTCGTCCGCGGACTGCTGGCGGGCAGCGTCAAGGGGTGA
- a CDS encoding carbohydrate ABC transporter permease produces the protein MEFSFLNELPKLVWMLIGIVVFLGVIGLMLVLLDAPRSKRDRWQAVFFLGPAVLLLLGGLVYPVIRTTVLSFYDRSGDTFVGLANYLWMFQRPEILQVLLNTLLWVLFAPVLATAVGLLYAVLIDRSRFESLAKSLVFMPMAISFVGASIIWRFVYAYRPADQEQYGLLNQIVVWFGGEPQLWLLNQPLNTFLLILVLIWVQAGFAMVVMSAAIKAIPTETVEAARIDGAGPWQLFSRITLPSVWPTLLVVLITISVQTLKVFDIVRTMTGGNYGTSVIANEMYSQAFSQGQLGQGSALAVFLFVLVIPLVVLQIRRNRKARELA, from the coding sequence ATGGAGTTCTCCTTCCTGAACGAGCTGCCCAAGCTCGTGTGGATGCTCATCGGGATCGTCGTCTTCCTCGGCGTCATCGGCCTGATGCTCGTCCTGCTCGACGCGCCCCGCAGCAAGCGGGACCGCTGGCAGGCGGTCTTCTTCCTCGGACCGGCCGTGCTCCTGCTGCTCGGTGGGCTCGTCTACCCGGTCATCCGCACCACCGTGCTGTCCTTCTACGACCGCAGCGGCGACACGTTCGTCGGGCTGGCCAACTACCTGTGGATGTTCCAGCGGCCGGAGATCCTCCAGGTCCTGCTGAACACCCTGCTGTGGGTGCTGTTCGCGCCGGTCCTGGCCACCGCGGTCGGGCTGCTCTACGCCGTGCTCATCGACCGGTCCCGGTTCGAGTCCCTGGCCAAGTCCCTGGTGTTCATGCCGATGGCGATCTCCTTCGTCGGCGCGAGCATCATCTGGCGGTTCGTGTACGCCTACCGGCCCGCCGACCAGGAGCAGTACGGGCTGCTCAACCAGATCGTGGTGTGGTTCGGCGGTGAGCCCCAGCTGTGGCTGTTGAACCAGCCCCTCAACACGTTCCTGCTGATCCTGGTGCTGATCTGGGTGCAGGCCGGGTTCGCGATGGTGGTCATGTCCGCCGCCATCAAGGCCATCCCCACCGAGACCGTGGAGGCCGCGCGAATCGACGGCGCCGGGCCCTGGCAGCTGTTCAGCCGGATCACCCTGCCGTCGGTCTGGCCCACCCTGCTGGTCGTGCTCATCACCATCTCGGTCCAGACGCTCAAGGTCTTCGACATCGTCCGCACCATGACCGGCGGCAACTACGGCACCAGCGTGATCGCCAACGAGATGTACAGCCAGGCGTTCTCCCAGGGCCAGCTGGGGCAGGGTTCGGCTCTGGCCGTCTTCCTGTTCGTCCTGGTCATCCCGTTGGTCGTCCTCCAGATCCGGCGCAACCGCAAGGCCAGGGAGTTGGCATGA
- a CDS encoding ABC transporter substrate-binding protein, protein MPSSVNRRLMAAAAATGGLVLLVSGCSYLSGGDGGTADTSDIDCSPYEQWEDTGGTVSIYASIRDEEGDRLEESWADFAACTGITVQYEGSGEFEAQLPVRLDGGNAPDLAFIPQPGLLERAAEDGHAVPVADGVQSNVESGWSEDWQGYATVDGDLYGSPLGANMKSMVWYSPTFFNENGHEVPETWDEMVELSDTIAADGTKPWCVGFESGDATGWPGTDWIENALLRTSGTDVYHDWIAHDIPFDAPEVEEAFDLADGIIRNEDYVNGTFGGVDSIAVTSFQEAGMPLLDGGCALYLMGSFYGAQFEDDVEIGEDADIYGFVLPPLEADAEVPIMGGGEFVVAFDDRDEVVAMHEYLSSGEYANQRASLGSWVSAHQDLDQSVLADPTDQFTAEVLNDPDTVFHFDGSDAMPSSVGTNVFWGGMVDWVTGADTATVLESVESAWP, encoded by the coding sequence ATGCCAAGTTCGGTCAACCGCCGCCTTATGGCCGCAGCAGCGGCCACAGGAGGCCTGGTCCTCCTGGTCTCCGGTTGTTCCTACCTGAGCGGGGGCGACGGCGGCACCGCCGACACCTCCGACATCGACTGCTCCCCCTACGAACAGTGGGAGGACACCGGCGGCACCGTCTCCATCTACGCGTCCATCCGCGACGAGGAGGGTGACCGTCTGGAGGAGTCCTGGGCGGACTTCGCCGCCTGCACCGGCATCACCGTCCAGTACGAGGGCAGCGGCGAGTTCGAGGCCCAGCTCCCGGTCCGCCTCGACGGCGGCAACGCCCCCGACCTCGCCTTCATCCCCCAGCCCGGTCTGCTGGAGCGCGCGGCCGAGGACGGTCACGCCGTCCCGGTCGCGGACGGGGTGCAGAGCAACGTCGAGTCCGGTTGGTCCGAGGACTGGCAGGGCTACGCCACCGTCGACGGCGACCTGTACGGCTCCCCGCTCGGCGCCAACATGAAGTCGATGGTCTGGTACTCCCCCACCTTCTTCAACGAGAACGGCCACGAGGTCCCCGAGACCTGGGACGAGATGGTCGAGCTGAGCGACACCATCGCCGCCGACGGCACCAAGCCCTGGTGTGTGGGCTTCGAGTCCGGCGACGCCACCGGCTGGCCCGGCACCGACTGGATCGAGAACGCCCTCCTGCGCACGTCGGGCACGGACGTCTACCACGACTGGATCGCCCACGACATCCCGTTCGACGCCCCCGAGGTCGAGGAGGCCTTCGACCTGGCCGACGGGATCATCCGCAACGAGGACTACGTCAACGGCACCTTCGGCGGGGTCGACAGCATCGCCGTCACCTCCTTCCAGGAGGCCGGGATGCCCCTGCTGGACGGCGGCTGCGCCCTGTACCTGATGGGCTCCTTCTACGGCGCCCAGTTCGAGGACGACGTGGAGATCGGCGAGGACGCCGACATCTACGGCTTCGTCCTGCCCCCGCTGGAGGCCGACGCCGAGGTCCCGATCATGGGCGGCGGCGAGTTCGTGGTCGCCTTCGACGACCGCGACGAGGTCGTGGCCATGCACGAGTACCTCTCCTCCGGCGAGTACGCCAACCAGCGCGCCTCCCTGGGTTCCTGGGTCTCCGCCCACCAGGACCTCGACCAGTCCGTGTTGGCCGACCCCACCGACCAGTTCACCGCCGAGGTCCTCAACGACCCGGACACCGTCTTCCACTTCGACGGCAGCGACGCCATGCCCTCCTCGGTGGGCACCAACGTCTTCTGGGGCGGCATGGTCGACTGGGTGACCGGCGCCGACACCGCCACGGTCCTGGAGAGCGTGGAGTCCGCCTGGCCCTAA
- a CDS encoding Gfo/Idh/MocA family oxidoreductase encodes MAPAPTSPGQGIPEHDGPELHVALIGYGKGGEVFHAPLIDAVPGLRLSAVVTGSPERQRAARERYPGISVYDTAAELWADAGRYEIAVISTPNDTHAPLARAALEAGFAVVVDKPFALTADQARELTDLAAELGHVLTVYQNRRWDADFLTLWELIEEGALGRVHRFESRFERWRPEPKGTWRENGGAEVGAGILYDLGPHLIDQAVNLFGPVASVYAEVDARREGVRADDDVFLSLKHVRGTRSHLWMSALSAQNGPRFRVLGNEAAFTSQGLDGQEARLVAGERPDAADGGAADWGVVPEEEWGLIGSDGQTKPVPSVRGAYPEFYAGVRDAVGEGEPLPVDPHEVIHGLEIIEAALRSARTESVVTLPGH; translated from the coding sequence ATGGCTCCCGCACCCACCAGCCCTGGTCAGGGCATCCCCGAACATGACGGACCCGAGCTGCACGTCGCCCTGATCGGCTACGGCAAGGGCGGTGAGGTCTTCCACGCGCCCCTCATCGACGCGGTCCCCGGGCTGCGCCTGTCCGCCGTGGTCACCGGTTCCCCCGAGCGTCAGCGCGCCGCACGGGAGCGCTACCCCGGGATCAGCGTCTACGACACGGCCGCCGAGCTTTGGGCCGACGCCGGGCGCTACGAGATCGCGGTCATCAGCACCCCCAACGACACCCACGCTCCGCTGGCCCGCGCCGCCCTGGAGGCCGGATTCGCGGTGGTCGTGGACAAGCCCTTCGCGCTCACCGCGGACCAGGCCCGGGAGCTCACCGACCTGGCGGCCGAGCTCGGACACGTGCTCACCGTGTACCAGAACCGCCGCTGGGACGCCGATTTCCTCACCCTGTGGGAGCTGATCGAGGAGGGCGCGCTCGGGCGGGTGCACCGTTTCGAGTCGCGCTTCGAGCGGTGGCGCCCCGAACCCAAGGGGACCTGGCGGGAGAACGGCGGCGCGGAGGTCGGCGCGGGGATCCTGTACGACCTCGGGCCGCACCTGATCGACCAGGCGGTCAACCTGTTCGGCCCGGTCGCCTCGGTCTACGCCGAGGTCGACGCCCGACGTGAGGGCGTGCGGGCCGACGACGACGTCTTCCTGTCCCTGAAGCATGTCCGGGGCACGCGCTCCCACCTGTGGATGAGCGCGCTCAGCGCGCAGAACGGGCCCCGTTTCCGGGTCCTGGGCAACGAGGCGGCCTTCACCAGTCAGGGTCTGGACGGCCAGGAGGCCCGGCTGGTGGCGGGCGAGCGCCCGGACGCCGCGGATGGGGGCGCCGCCGACTGGGGTGTGGTCCCGGAGGAGGAGTGGGGCCTGATCGGTTCCGACGGCCAGACCAAGCCGGTGCCCAGCGTCCGCGGGGCCTACCCCGAGTTCTACGCCGGGGTGCGCGACGCGGTCGGCGAGGGCGAGCCGCTGCCGGTGGACCCGCACGAGGTCATCCACGGCCTGGAGATCATCGAGGCGGCGTTGCGGAGCGCCCGAACCGAATCCGTGGTGACACTGCCCGGTCACTGA
- a CDS encoding TetR family transcriptional regulator: MSNTSRTENTRALLLGAARREFAAHGIAGARVDRIAESAGVNKQRIYAHFGDKEQLFRHVVGEAVGELSQAATLTDDSDPAAYVGRIFDYHRSHPDVLRLLLWEALHYGDSPVPDEEGRAALYDAKVASLSGAVGGTDSDTHVRHLLLTMIGLAAWPQITPQLTRLVLGRGPSDEQTQDQLRAYLMDFAGNAIPAPSSRS; this comes from the coding sequence ATGAGTAACACTTCCCGAACCGAGAACACCCGAGCCCTCCTCCTCGGTGCGGCACGGCGGGAGTTCGCCGCTCACGGCATCGCCGGTGCGCGGGTGGACCGCATCGCCGAGAGCGCCGGCGTCAACAAGCAGCGGATCTACGCGCACTTCGGCGACAAGGAACAGCTGTTCCGGCACGTGGTCGGTGAGGCGGTCGGCGAGCTGTCGCAAGCCGCGACCCTCACTGACGACAGCGATCCGGCCGCCTACGTCGGCCGGATCTTCGACTACCACAGATCCCATCCGGACGTGCTGCGCCTGCTGCTGTGGGAGGCCCTGCACTACGGAGATTCCCCGGTGCCGGACGAGGAGGGGCGAGCCGCCCTGTACGACGCCAAGGTCGCCTCGCTCTCCGGGGCAGTGGGCGGCACCGATTCCGACACCCATGTGCGCCACCTGCTGCTCACCATGATCGGACTGGCGGCCTGGCCCCAGATCACCCCGCAGCTGACCCGCCTCGTCCTGGGCCGGGGCCCCTCCGACGAGCAGACCCAGGACCAGCTGCGCGCGTACCTGATGGACTTCGCCGGGAACGCGATCCCGGCGCCCTCCTCCCGCTCCTGA
- a CDS encoding MFS transporter: MSTTQHTTGVNREQGPGPRPFPVTALSLTGVLVVGQLYAVLPLLAPMAQSWGEEQTTVAWTVTAFAIAYATGFLASGPAADHFGPRRVIVVGGLVTALLTGAVALAPNAAVGLALRALQGFAAASFAPAAFSYVATRVAPERRVTAVTWLTSSFLAAAVIGQLAAQTLEQSIGWQGVFAASALSLAAAALVLHLVLAPDTSPKAAVGGAFASMFGLLRDRRLLLLYGATATLLFGFVGVYGGLEFSGPEWLAGDAQAMLTLRASALPAMLAVPLLGSRLARYAPGTRLPVALFGAAVTAAATGLVAGLGPLALGVSLFAFAGCVAVAAPALVQAIGVRAGAARGSATALYTFALFIGAGLGPQLATVLSALGFTAVALGAATALAGGGALALAALLLPRRNT, from the coding sequence ATGTCCACGACACAGCACACCACTGGGGTGAACCGGGAACAGGGCCCGGGGCCCCGCCCGTTCCCTGTCACTGCTCTCTCCCTGACCGGCGTCCTGGTCGTCGGCCAGCTCTACGCCGTCCTCCCGCTCCTGGCACCCATGGCCCAGAGCTGGGGGGAGGAGCAGACCACCGTCGCCTGGACGGTGACCGCCTTCGCCATCGCCTACGCCACGGGCTTCCTCGCCTCCGGACCCGCGGCCGACCATTTCGGCCCCCGCCGGGTGATCGTCGTCGGCGGACTGGTGACAGCCCTCCTGACCGGGGCCGTGGCCCTGGCCCCCAACGCGGCCGTGGGGCTGGCACTGCGCGCCCTCCAGGGGTTCGCCGCCGCCTCCTTCGCCCCGGCGGCGTTCAGTTACGTCGCCACCCGGGTCGCACCCGAACGCCGCGTCACCGCCGTCACCTGGCTCACCAGCTCCTTCCTCGCCGCCGCTGTCATCGGGCAGCTCGCCGCCCAGACCCTCGAACAGAGCATCGGCTGGCAGGGCGTGTTCGCGGCCTCCGCGCTCTCCCTGGCCGCGGCCGCCCTGGTCCTGCACCTCGTGCTCGCCCCCGACACGAGCCCGAAGGCCGCGGTGGGCGGAGCCTTCGCCAGCATGTTCGGCCTGCTGCGCGACCGTCGGCTCCTTCTTCTCTACGGCGCGACCGCCACCCTCCTGTTCGGTTTCGTCGGGGTCTACGGCGGCCTGGAGTTCTCCGGCCCAGAGTGGCTCGCCGGTGACGCCCAGGCGATGCTGACCCTGCGCGCCAGCGCCCTCCCGGCCATGCTCGCCGTTCCCCTCCTCGGTTCCCGGCTCGCCCGCTACGCGCCCGGCACCAGGCTGCCCGTCGCCCTCTTCGGCGCCGCCGTGACGGCGGCCGCGACCGGACTGGTCGCCGGTCTCGGCCCCCTCGCCCTGGGCGTGAGCCTGTTCGCCTTCGCCGGCTGCGTGGCCGTGGCCGCACCCGCCCTCGTCCAGGCCATCGGCGTGCGCGCCGGGGCCGCCCGCGGCTCGGCCACCGCTCTCTACACCTTCGCGCTGTTCATCGGCGCGGGACTAGGACCCCAGCTCGCCACCGTCCTTTCGGCTCTGGGGTTCACCGCGGTCGCTCTGGGCGCGGCGACCGCCCTGGCGGGGGGAGGCGCGCTGGCCCTGGCCGCGCTCCTCCTCCCCCGGAGGAACACCTGA
- a CDS encoding AfsA-related hotdog domain-containing protein, giving the protein MQQQNKRLVCVVGNRFAGFAVHENIRTVSELVAEIQLGHHDDPEARLEVRGGQGVSAYEWQYLEDAVKRRGIAEHVLLRRSMPDPAHRAEAHKHREQNVLIAGLGRRDDQIFRAELLLNADNELLLDHQTGQHVQGMVVVEAARQMFLAVTERYYTNRWPERRYYFVIDSISTTFENFLFPLDAEILYLVQSAELDDPERLRFTGRIDLHQAGRRSATTEVSFTAFDTARLKGVEHRRADRAVEHVLRAPSGDLTAAGAQR; this is encoded by the coding sequence ATGCAGCAACAGAACAAAAGACTCGTCTGCGTCGTAGGGAACAGGTTCGCGGGGTTCGCCGTGCACGAGAACATCCGGACCGTCTCCGAACTCGTCGCCGAGATCCAGCTCGGTCACCACGACGACCCCGAGGCCCGCTTAGAGGTGCGCGGCGGGCAGGGTGTGAGCGCCTATGAATGGCAGTACCTGGAGGACGCCGTCAAGCGACGAGGCATCGCCGAACACGTCCTGCTCCGGCGCTCGATGCCCGACCCGGCCCACCGGGCCGAGGCGCACAAGCACCGGGAGCAGAACGTCCTCATCGCTGGCCTCGGCAGGCGCGACGACCAGATCTTCCGGGCCGAACTCCTGCTGAACGCCGACAACGAACTGCTCCTGGACCACCAGACCGGACAGCACGTCCAGGGGATGGTCGTGGTCGAGGCGGCCCGCCAGATGTTCCTGGCCGTGACCGAGCGCTACTACACGAACCGCTGGCCCGAACGGCGCTACTACTTCGTGATCGACTCGATCTCCACGACCTTCGAGAACTTCCTCTTTCCCCTCGACGCGGAGATCCTCTACCTGGTTCAGAGCGCCGAACTCGACGACCCCGAGCGGCTCCGCTTCACCGGGCGGATCGACCTCCACCAGGCCGGTCGCCGCTCGGCCACCACCGAGGTCTCCTTCACCGCCTTCGACACCGCCCGGCTCAAGGGAGTGGAGCACCGCCGTGCGGACCGCGCCGTGGAGCACGTGCTCCGTGCACCGTCCGGCGATCTCACCGCTGCGGGGGCCCAGAGATGA
- a CDS encoding HAD family hydrolase → MTAGHTSLRDTGACAFFDVDETLIPVKSMFDFLAFRLAELGHPRSTYEEAATQLRELAASGARREEVNRAYYRLYRGASEQELKASGERWFAARAAAPGFLLNGSVLALREHLANGDHVVLLSGSFAPCLEPLAAALGATAFRGTRPVVADGLLTGDVERPMIGVAKGDAVREYASQHGIDLERSHAYGDHLSDLPMLEAVGRPRVRADGDPALLGHASQRGWPLVRDPVSVSPPGEHGPGCVCGCALADWAAPSHLPLTTTGAPS, encoded by the coding sequence ATGACCGCCGGACACACCAGCCTCCGAGACACGGGGGCGTGCGCGTTCTTCGACGTGGACGAGACACTCATCCCCGTCAAGAGCATGTTCGACTTCCTCGCCTTCCGCCTGGCCGAGCTCGGCCACCCCCGGAGCACCTACGAGGAGGCGGCCACACAGTTGCGGGAGCTGGCCGCGTCCGGGGCCCGGAGGGAAGAGGTCAACCGAGCGTACTACCGCCTCTACCGGGGCGCCTCCGAACAGGAACTGAAGGCCTCGGGTGAGCGGTGGTTCGCGGCCCGGGCGGCCGCACCCGGTTTCCTCCTGAACGGCAGCGTGCTGGCTCTGCGAGAACACCTCGCGAACGGGGACCACGTGGTGCTGCTCTCCGGTTCCTTCGCCCCCTGCCTCGAACCCCTTGCCGCGGCCCTGGGCGCGACGGCCTTCCGCGGTACCCGGCCCGTAGTGGCGGACGGACTGCTGACCGGTGACGTGGAGCGTCCCATGATCGGCGTTGCAAAGGGCGACGCGGTGCGCGAGTACGCGTCGCAGCACGGGATCGACCTGGAGCGCAGCCACGCCTACGGCGACCATCTCAGCGACCTCCCCATGCTGGAGGCGGTCGGCCGCCCCCGCGTGCGGGCGGACGGCGACCCGGCCCTGCTCGGCCACGCCTCACAGCGTGGCTGGCCCCTGGTGCGCGACCCCGTTTCGGTGTCCCCACCAGGGGAGCACGGCCCGGGCTGTGTGTGCGGATGCGCGCTCGCCGACTGGGCCGCGCCGTCCCACCTACCCCTCACCACCACAGGAGCACCTTCATGA
- a CDS encoding DUF2165 family protein, which translates to MTTDTKGHRSRDTTGLGTGLVLPQALVLGGMAAWLTLIMINNITDSGTNIHLIGQVLSMEAMADNPNQGQGLLGRALSADLAAPALYGVIGYQAVASALLWWATVAHLRLAFGRGDGTRATLFGNLALSALAGLALMFLVGGLWFGYWITFGPVQQVHFTLLLVAVGGLVLVNLPRGRTTA; encoded by the coding sequence ATGACCACGGACACCAAGGGGCACAGGAGCAGGGACACGACGGGGCTCGGCACCGGCCTGGTCCTGCCCCAGGCGCTCGTCCTGGGCGGGATGGCCGCCTGGCTCACGCTGATCATGATCAACAACATCACCGACAGCGGGACCAACATCCATCTGATCGGCCAGGTCCTCAGCATGGAGGCCATGGCCGACAACCCGAACCAGGGGCAGGGGCTGCTCGGCCGCGCCCTGTCCGCGGATCTGGCCGCACCCGCCCTGTACGGGGTGATCGGCTATCAGGCGGTGGCCTCGGCACTGCTGTGGTGGGCCACCGTCGCCCACCTGCGCCTGGCCTTCGGCCGGGGTGACGGAACCCGAGCCACCCTGTTCGGCAACCTGGCGCTGAGCGCCCTCGCCGGACTGGCGCTGATGTTCCTGGTCGGTGGTCTGTGGTTCGGCTACTGGATCACTTTCGGCCCCGTCCAACAGGTGCACTTCACGCTCCTGCTCGTCGCTGTCGGCGGGCTCGTGCTGGTGAACCTGCCGCGCGGGCGGACGACGGCCTGA